In the genome of Deinococcus sp. QL22, one region contains:
- a CDS encoding winged helix-turn-helix domain-containing protein yields MTLSVARIANTTQAALLLNTRYAETLAVLARGDATATEVARHLGKPLSSIHAQLELLLDAGVICVGATRSRAGRPMREYQLPLPWQIPFAATTAMTLRELLAGQLKVNVDLQVNALANALEDVYESPDWFVEVSALNGIIQHSIEHVRLGSLPAQAMIGASLSLRLTAEQAGNLKARLNALISEFQDAQSVEGAAGHWGLMVLLTPPDS; encoded by the coding sequence ATGACGTTATCGGTGGCCAGGATCGCGAATACGACCCAAGCGGCCCTGCTCCTGAATACACGTTATGCAGAGACCTTGGCCGTGCTGGCTCGCGGCGACGCCACCGCCACAGAGGTTGCTCGGCACTTGGGCAAACCCCTGTCGAGCATTCATGCTCAACTCGAGTTACTGCTGGACGCGGGAGTCATTTGCGTGGGTGCCACCCGATCTCGTGCTGGACGGCCAATGCGTGAGTACCAACTGCCCCTTCCTTGGCAAATTCCGTTTGCTGCAACGACGGCCATGACCTTGCGTGAACTCTTAGCAGGTCAACTGAAAGTCAACGTGGATTTACAAGTGAATGCCCTCGCCAATGCCTTGGAGGACGTCTACGAGAGTCCAGATTGGTTTGTCGAGGTCAGCGCGCTCAACGGGATAATTCAGCACTCTATCGAGCACGTGCGCCTGGGGAGCTTGCCTGCCCAAGCCATGATTGGCGCGTCGCTCTCGCTGCGCCTGACCGCTGAACAAGCCGGGAACTTGAAAGCCCGCTTAAACGCGTTGATCTCCGAGTTTCAAGACGCGCAGTCTGTTGAAGGGGCCGCTGGTCATTGGGGCCTGATGGTGCTACTGACCCCACCCGATTCGTAG
- a CDS encoding MFS transporter gives MSSPLPALSPPPLWTRDFTLWWLGNAQSALGSALAGIALAYLVLQETGSSGQMGVNLALTLLPSLFSPLVGAVVDRLPLRGPLIVLNLLRGAAQLLVGWAALTDQTTVGLLHGVAFFGGVVTACYAPASIGITPRLVPAVHRARATSVMQGSTQVMQLIGLVGGGALVSLIGSGPSLILDGLSFWLFSGLLLLIRLPARDPSPAPVSLRADFVAGLRYARSSPALIFLPLQALVINAALAPMEMLLPARMDVLGVGARGFGLFLGLLTGGMAVASLVLAWQGARVNFRPLGIAGFALTGLTFLALSFTWTPGQMYGVAVLCGATLAMLNVSLSLTFQTLVHPDYYGRVGSLLTTFGTVGIPITLLGLAPIADRVPLNAVFVVSGVLLLLTSLSWTAILRRTPSAIIVPPDSAGVKTLPCDTSAF, from the coding sequence GTGTCCTCCCCTCTGCCTGCCCTGTCTCCCCCACCGCTCTGGACGCGCGACTTCACGCTGTGGTGGCTTGGGAATGCACAATCGGCACTCGGCAGCGCGCTGGCCGGGATTGCGCTCGCTTACCTCGTCTTGCAAGAGACCGGCTCCAGCGGACAAATGGGCGTTAATCTGGCCTTGACACTGCTGCCGTCGCTCTTCTCTCCTTTGGTGGGTGCGGTGGTGGATCGGTTGCCTCTCCGGGGGCCCCTCATCGTCCTCAATCTCTTGCGGGGTGCCGCGCAACTCCTCGTAGGGTGGGCAGCGCTAACCGATCAGACCACGGTGGGCCTGCTGCACGGGGTGGCGTTCTTTGGTGGGGTGGTCACGGCGTGTTATGCCCCGGCGAGCATCGGGATCACGCCGCGGCTAGTGCCCGCCGTTCACCGGGCGCGGGCCACCAGTGTGATGCAGGGCAGTACACAGGTGATGCAACTCATCGGCTTGGTGGGCGGCGGAGCCTTGGTCAGCCTGATCGGGAGTGGCCCGAGTCTCATTTTGGACGGACTCTCGTTCTGGCTGTTCTCCGGCCTGCTGCTGTTGATCCGGTTGCCTGCCCGCGACCCAAGTCCAGCGCCCGTATCCTTGAGAGCGGACTTCGTGGCTGGACTTCGGTACGCCCGGAGCAGCCCCGCCTTGATCTTTCTGCCGCTCCAAGCCTTGGTCATTAATGCGGCCTTGGCTCCGATGGAGATGCTGCTGCCGGCTCGGATGGACGTTCTGGGCGTCGGGGCGAGGGGGTTCGGCTTGTTCTTGGGACTGCTGACGGGAGGCATGGCAGTCGCGAGCTTGGTGTTAGCTTGGCAAGGCGCGCGGGTGAACTTCCGGCCCCTGGGGATCGCAGGGTTTGCCCTGACGGGCTTAACGTTTTTGGCGTTGAGCTTCACGTGGACGCCCGGACAGATGTATGGGGTGGCAGTGCTGTGTGGGGCCACCTTGGCGATGCTGAACGTCAGTCTGAGTTTGACGTTTCAAACCTTGGTACACCCGGATTATTATGGGCGAGTTGGCAGCTTGCTGACGACGTTTGGCACGGTAGGAATTCCGATTACCCTGTTGGGTCTCGCACCCATTGCCGACCGTGTCCCCCTAAATGCGGTGTTCGTGGTGAGCGGTGTCTTGTTGCTGTTGACATCGTTGAGTTGGACAGCGATCTTGCGGCGCACGCCGAGTGCGATTATTGTGCCGCCTGATTCAGCCGGAGTGAAGACGTTGCCGTGCGACACATCCGCATTCTGA
- a CDS encoding transposase: MEEAEQPRQETNSAAVKEVWKKSDFLGGQIVWLLLRQDKQFRERDRLLFDKLKEKCPHLEALRQLAQGFRRLMPRGTEADLDAWLKAARESGFQDVRTFAVGLTRERAALLAAVTLPWSNGKAEGVVNRIKLVKRQMYG; encoded by the coding sequence ATGGAAGAAGCTGAGCAACCACGACAAGAGACGAACTCGGCTGCTGTCAAGGAGGTATGGAAGAAATCCGATTTTTTGGGAGGTCAAATCGTCTGGCTGCTTTTACGGCAGGATAAACAGTTTCGGGAGCGCGATCGGCTCCTCTTTGACAAGCTCAAGGAGAAGTGCCCCCATTTGGAAGCCCTGCGCCAGTTGGCGCAGGGCTTCCGTCGATTGATGCCTAGAGGGACAGAAGCCGATCTGGACGCATGGCTGAAGGCCGCGAGGGAGAGCGGATTTCAAGATGTGCGCACCTTCGCTGTCGGGTTGACGCGAGAACGGGCCGCATTATTGGCGGCCGTAACCTTGCCTTGGAGTAACGGCAAGGCAGAGGGTGTTGTCAACCGAATCAAGTTGGTGAAGCGCCAGATGTACGGGTGA
- a CDS encoding transposase family protein gives MSDLQAVLERLLPAELALQVVSTRLQEAFLEFTLASTRTSVPCPRCASLSASVHSHSQRQVQDVPWCTLPVPLHLLVRRWPLSFNPLHAAGIR, from the coding sequence ATGAGCGATCTTCAAGCAGTTTTGGAACGGCTACTCCCAGCCGAGCTTGCTCTTCAGGTTGTCAGCACCAGGCTTCAGGAAGCGTTTTTGGAGTTCACGTTGGCAAGCACCCGAACATCCGTGCCGTGCCCGAGGTGCGCGTCGTTGTCTGCAAGTGTACACAGCCACTCCCAGCGCCAAGTGCAGGATGTGCCGTGGTGCACGCTGCCTGTTCCCCTCCACTTACTTGTACGCCGATGGCCGTTGTCGTTCAACCCGCTGCACGCAGCGGGTATTCGCTGA
- a CDS encoding NAD(P)H-binding protein: MLLKRTNEEEQGMLMMTSASGQLGRLVASRLQSLNTPFIAATHDQARAGEFTRYLDFDLPETLQFGGIRTLLLISAGYGEDDVVTARHERVITAAERDGVEHIVYTSLTGAGDHLTFSLAHRWTERRLQDSRLSWTILRNGLYAELLGSLTLAEGGVVRTPLGEGRLAAVARADLADVTANVLLRPSNHAGKVYELVGPQAVGGEDVAEIQGAQYRPSSLAEMRAKLDQSGLLPFQPAMLMSIYSSISGDFLSGTTSDLPQLLGCEPRPALSHLT, encoded by the coding sequence ATGTTACTGAAAAGAACCAACGAGGAAGAACAAGGAATGTTGATGATGACCAGTGCCTCTGGGCAACTCGGACGGCTCGTCGCGTCCCGGCTCCAGAGCCTGAATACACCCTTCATTGCCGCCACCCATGACCAGGCCCGGGCCGGGGAATTCACTCGGTACCTCGATTTCGACCTCCCAGAGACTCTTCAGTTCGGCGGTATCCGTACCCTGCTGCTGATCTCGGCCGGGTACGGTGAGGACGATGTGGTCACGGCCCGACATGAGCGTGTGATCACGGCAGCGGAGCGTGACGGGGTGGAACACATCGTGTACACCAGCCTGACAGGCGCAGGTGACCATCTGACGTTCAGTCTCGCGCACCGCTGGACAGAACGGCGCTTACAGGACAGTCGGTTGTCGTGGACCATCCTGCGCAATGGCCTGTACGCCGAGTTGCTGGGATCTTTGACGCTGGCCGAGGGTGGAGTGGTCCGAACCCCTCTGGGCGAGGGAAGGCTGGCGGCTGTGGCGCGTGCTGACTTGGCAGACGTCACAGCGAACGTTCTGTTGAGACCGTCGAATCATGCTGGAAAGGTCTATGAGCTGGTGGGACCCCAGGCGGTAGGAGGCGAAGACGTCGCTGAGATTCAGGGTGCCCAGTACCGTCCTTCCTCGCTGGCTGAAATGCGGGCCAAGCTTGACCAGTCTGGGCTGTTGCCGTTCCAGCCGGCCATGTTGATGTCGATCTACTCCAGCATCTCAGGAGATTTCCTTTCGGGAACAACAAGCGATCTCCCCCAACTCCTGGGGTGTGAACCTCGGCCCGCGTTGTCCCATCTCACCTGA
- a CDS encoding helix-turn-helix domain-containing protein: MSLRHTEVTGALEPCGSQDHPDCGIRDVLERIGDKWTVLVIAELSPGPGRFRQLQRAVHGISQRMLTLTLRRLERDGLVSRTVVATIPPQVTYALTARGQSLTQVVQTLVTWAQAHHGPIQKSRRSWDEDGQRAPQ; the protein is encoded by the coding sequence ATGTCACTGAGGCACACAGAAGTAACTGGGGCCCTCGAACCATGTGGCTCCCAGGATCATCCGGATTGTGGCATCCGGGATGTCTTGGAACGGATCGGGGACAAGTGGACCGTCCTGGTCATTGCGGAGCTCTCCCCGGGACCGGGCCGCTTTCGGCAACTTCAGAGAGCGGTGCACGGCATCTCGCAGCGCATGCTCACCCTGACCTTGCGCCGGCTCGAACGGGACGGACTCGTCAGCCGAACTGTAGTGGCCACCATACCGCCGCAGGTGACGTATGCCCTCACAGCGAGAGGACAAAGCCTGACGCAGGTGGTGCAAACCCTGGTCACCTGGGCTCAGGCTCACCACGGGCCAATCCAGAAATCCAGACGGTCTTGGGACGAGGACGGGCAGCGCGCTCCACAGTGA
- a CDS encoding MsnO8 family LLM class oxidoreductase yields MSLRLSVLDQSPVDEGMSRAAALRHSVELAQVTEALGYSRFWVAEHHHSASFAGAAPEVLVATVLERTQHIRVGSGGVLLPRYTSAKVAEVFQTLGALHPGRVDLGGGRGGSSADQYAQQVHDLHRFLQQTTVPMQPELWVLGTGTSSSSLAGHIGTGFAFGHFLNPGPAAIALASYRESFRPAPPSPYPWAALAVRVIVGETEASALDSLEGLLLWRSSKDLDVDTPFPSWRTVRRHAWTPRENERRAAHLPRVVAGTASQVRRDLQQLASRRGIGEIVVNTPIFDQRTRLQSYELLAAAFHVH; encoded by the coding sequence ATGAGTTTGCGTCTGTCGGTGCTGGATCAGTCACCTGTCGATGAAGGGATGTCCAGGGCAGCGGCGTTACGGCACAGTGTGGAACTCGCGCAGGTGACAGAGGCACTGGGGTACTCGCGGTTCTGGGTGGCTGAACATCACCATTCCGCCAGCTTCGCAGGAGCAGCCCCTGAAGTTCTGGTGGCCACGGTTCTCGAGCGGACCCAACACATCCGAGTAGGCAGCGGTGGAGTCTTGCTGCCCAGGTATACATCCGCCAAGGTTGCCGAGGTCTTTCAAACACTTGGCGCCCTGCATCCTGGACGGGTAGATCTGGGGGGTGGACGAGGGGGCAGCTCAGCCGATCAGTACGCCCAGCAGGTTCATGACCTGCACCGGTTTCTGCAGCAGACGACGGTGCCAATGCAACCAGAACTCTGGGTACTCGGAACGGGAACCAGCTCGTCGTCCCTCGCCGGACACATCGGTACTGGTTTTGCTTTTGGGCACTTTCTTAACCCTGGCCCAGCCGCCATAGCACTGGCCAGTTACCGTGAGTCCTTCAGGCCGGCACCTCCCTCCCCCTATCCCTGGGCTGCGCTCGCGGTTCGGGTCATCGTAGGCGAAACTGAAGCGTCCGCGCTTGACAGTCTGGAGGGTCTACTGCTATGGCGATCAAGCAAGGATCTGGATGTGGACACTCCCTTCCCGTCGTGGCGTACCGTTCGGAGGCATGCGTGGACGCCGCGGGAGAATGAACGCCGGGCAGCACACCTCCCGCGTGTCGTCGCTGGAACGGCCTCCCAGGTGCGGAGAGACCTCCAACAGCTGGCAAGTCGCCGCGGCATCGGGGAAATTGTCGTCAACACACCGATTTTCGATCAGAGAACGCGCCTCCAATCTTATGAACTGCTTGCCGCTGCGTTCCATGTGCACTGA
- a CDS encoding MFS transporter — MHPALMALALGGFGIGLTEFVIMGLLPEVARDFRVTIPVAAYLISGYALGVVVGALMLTAAVTHLRRKPVLVSLLLLFIAGNLISAVAPSYGVMMTGRITASLCHGAFFGIGSVVAADLVAPSKRAGAIATMFAGLTLANVLGVPFGTLIGQHFGWRATFLAVTGIGVLALISLILLVPHLAKPQGASLRAELRAFRSGQVWLSLAMTALGFGGLFASFTYMAPLMTQVAGYPSSALTWLLVLFGGGLFVGNILGGKAADRALMPSLIGLLTALTIILGLFTWTAQTPILAALTLLALGTTGFATVPGLQMRVLSFAGEANTLASAANIAAFNLGNAAGAYLAGLAIVHGYGYTSVNWVGAGLSGLGLLVAITANALHGQSGSPSRSTQGDHT; from the coding sequence ATGCATCCAGCCTTGATGGCCTTGGCCCTCGGTGGATTCGGCATCGGGTTAACCGAGTTCGTCATCATGGGCCTTCTTCCTGAGGTGGCCCGAGACTTTCGCGTGACGATTCCTGTCGCGGCCTACCTGATCTCGGGCTACGCGCTGGGCGTGGTGGTGGGCGCCCTTATGCTCACGGCTGCCGTCACCCATCTGCGGCGCAAACCCGTTCTGGTGAGCCTCCTCCTGCTGTTCATCGCTGGGAATCTGATTTCGGCTGTTGCTCCCTCCTACGGCGTGATGATGACTGGGCGCATTACCGCGTCCCTGTGTCACGGCGCTTTTTTCGGCATCGGTTCGGTGGTGGCGGCTGATCTGGTCGCGCCGAGCAAGCGTGCCGGGGCCATTGCCACCATGTTCGCCGGGCTCACCTTGGCCAACGTCCTGGGGGTGCCGTTCGGAACACTCATCGGACAACACTTCGGTTGGCGCGCCACCTTTCTGGCCGTCACGGGCATTGGCGTCCTCGCCCTGATCAGCCTGATCCTGCTGGTGCCTCATCTGGCCAAACCTCAGGGGGCGAGCCTGCGCGCTGAACTCCGGGCGTTCCGTTCCGGTCAGGTATGGCTATCGCTGGCCATGACGGCCCTTGGGTTCGGGGGGCTCTTTGCGTCATTCACCTATATGGCGCCCCTGATGACCCAGGTCGCTGGTTACCCGTCCAGCGCATTGACCTGGTTACTGGTTCTTTTTGGTGGTGGCCTGTTCGTGGGCAACATCCTGGGGGGCAAGGCGGCCGACCGAGCGCTCATGCCTAGCCTGATTGGTCTGTTGACGGCCCTGACGATCATCTTGGGCCTCTTTACCTGGACCGCGCAGACGCCCATTCTAGCCGCCCTGACCCTCCTGGCCTTGGGAACCACCGGGTTTGCCACGGTGCCTGGCCTACAGATGCGGGTGCTCTCCTTTGCTGGAGAGGCCAACACACTGGCGTCCGCCGCCAACATCGCGGCCTTCAATCTCGGCAATGCAGCCGGGGCGTACCTCGCCGGGCTCGCGATCGTTCACGGCTACGGCTACACGTCGGTCAACTGGGTCGGCGCCGGCCTCTCCGGCCTCGGTCTGCTCGTGGCCATCACTGCCAACGCACTCCATGGGCAGTCGGGGAGCCCTAGCCGCTCAACACAAGGAGACCACACATGA
- a CDS encoding alpha/beta hydrolase fold domain-containing protein: MTALVRTTVVSGAGTAVPVRLFQPAIPGLGWLVWAHGGSWTSGSAAAWHEPCEDLARRADITVVSVDYRLAPIFPYPAALEDLLAVLAWVARQPELGHLPRLLAVGGDSAGATLAASAALAFRDQGGVLGAQVLAYPPLDPACRAPSYLLDPLQFPHKESLLAAWRAYAGDQPGIDRAYLAPLNVESLHGLAPAIIGVGDRDPVRDDVRTYAARLQAAGVAVQLRNFAGEGHALFLTRPSFRAWLAAALRQRFDDVLHLPSAVACASCEAAWSKACIQP; this comes from the coding sequence ATGACCGCCCTGGTGAGGACCACGGTGGTCTCGGGAGCTGGGACGGCCGTTCCGGTACGCCTCTTCCAACCAGCCATCCCAGGTCTAGGTTGGCTGGTCTGGGCCCATGGGGGAAGCTGGACCTCCGGGTCCGCGGCCGCCTGGCATGAGCCATGCGAGGATCTCGCCCGCCGCGCTGACATCACCGTGGTCAGCGTGGACTACCGGCTTGCGCCCATTTTTCCTTATCCAGCCGCACTGGAAGACCTCCTCGCTGTCCTGGCCTGGGTCGCCAGGCAGCCCGAACTCGGCCACCTGCCCAGGCTGCTCGCTGTAGGCGGAGACAGCGCCGGGGCCACGCTGGCCGCCAGTGCAGCGCTCGCCTTTCGCGATCAGGGAGGCGTGCTGGGAGCACAGGTGTTGGCCTATCCGCCTCTCGACCCGGCCTGCCGCGCGCCCTCGTATCTCCTCGATCCACTCCAGTTTCCTCACAAGGAGAGCCTGCTCGCGGCCTGGCGGGCTTACGCGGGGGACCAGCCAGGCATTGATCGAGCCTACCTCGCTCCTCTTAACGTGGAGTCCCTGCATGGACTTGCCCCGGCGATCATCGGCGTGGGCGACCGTGATCCTGTTCGGGACGACGTGCGCACCTACGCCGCCCGTCTGCAGGCCGCAGGCGTCGCTGTCCAACTGCGGAACTTCGCGGGAGAGGGCCACGCTCTCTTTCTCACCCGTCCCTCTTTCCGGGCGTGGCTCGCTGCTGCCCTCAGGCAACGGTTTGATGATGTCCTGCACCTCCCGAGTGCCGTGGCCTGCGCCTCCTGCGAGGCGGCCTGGAGTAAAGCATGCATCCAGCCTTGA
- a CDS encoding MFS transporter encodes MSHSKVQANAGVSQASRERLILLVLLTASFTLAVDFSILNVALPAIGAEVGFSLEHLQWIATSFALGAAGFTLLFGRVADLYGRRRLFLLGMLLLGISSLVGGLATTPTVLLMARVAQGLATAMVTPAALSLLTTAFPEGPTRARALGLNGALMAAGFTTGAILGGVLADLLSWRWAFFINVAVAVLVLAIAPRILQESRSSSRPRLDLPGAVAVTLALLAIVYGLTRAGETGWGEPLALVMLGAGALLLVAFWVVEQRTATPLISVTILKRSTVAWGNIAGLLAFATETSLVFLITLYLQKVLGFTPLQAGLSFAVLGAGTVIGGIIGPKLIGRIGAKKAIVLGLLIQAAATLPLAFLGLDRTWMPFLLILTFVGGVANLAAIVGFMVTATSGLPDEEQGLATGLATMSQQVGITMGIPVMSALVTARLHALGDETPQSVLSSLSSAITVNAAFCVLTAVLVGLFLGRKP; translated from the coding sequence ATGTCACACAGTAAAGTCCAGGCAAACGCCGGCGTCTCGCAGGCCAGCCGCGAGCGGTTGATCCTGCTGGTGTTGCTCACGGCCAGCTTCACGCTGGCCGTTGACTTCTCGATTCTCAATGTGGCTCTCCCGGCCATCGGGGCTGAAGTGGGCTTCTCCCTCGAGCATCTCCAGTGGATCGCCACCTCATTCGCTCTGGGTGCCGCTGGATTTACCCTGCTGTTCGGCCGCGTGGCCGACCTGTACGGGCGGCGGCGGCTGTTTCTGCTCGGCATGCTGTTGCTCGGTATTTCGTCCCTGGTCGGGGGCCTGGCCACCACGCCCACTGTGCTCCTGATGGCGCGAGTGGCCCAGGGACTGGCCACCGCCATGGTCACGCCAGCGGCACTGTCGCTGCTCACCACCGCCTTTCCAGAAGGCCCCACCAGAGCCCGCGCTCTGGGCCTCAACGGGGCCCTTATGGCGGCGGGATTTACCACTGGTGCCATTCTTGGGGGTGTCCTGGCTGACTTGCTCAGCTGGCGCTGGGCCTTTTTCATCAACGTGGCCGTAGCCGTTCTTGTCCTGGCGATCGCGCCTCGTATTCTCCAGGAAAGCCGGAGTTCTTCACGGCCACGGTTGGACCTCCCTGGCGCTGTTGCGGTGACACTGGCCCTGTTGGCCATCGTGTATGGCCTGACCCGGGCTGGTGAAACCGGTTGGGGCGAGCCACTCGCGCTGGTCATGCTCGGTGCCGGCGCCCTGCTTCTGGTGGCTTTCTGGGTGGTTGAGCAACGCACGGCCACCCCACTCATTTCCGTCACTATCCTGAAGCGCAGTACCGTGGCGTGGGGAAATATCGCCGGGCTCCTGGCCTTCGCAACGGAAACCTCCTTGGTCTTTCTGATCACCCTCTACCTGCAGAAGGTGCTGGGCTTTACGCCACTCCAGGCCGGTCTCTCGTTTGCGGTTCTTGGCGCCGGCACCGTGATCGGCGGCATCATCGGACCCAAGCTCATCGGCAGAATCGGTGCCAAGAAGGCCATCGTTCTTGGACTGCTGATCCAAGCCGCCGCGACACTTCCGCTGGCGTTTCTGGGTTTGGACCGCACCTGGATGCCGTTCCTGTTGATCCTGACCTTTGTTGGCGGTGTTGCGAATCTTGCCGCCATCGTGGGCTTCATGGTGACGGCCACGTCTGGCCTGCCAGATGAGGAGCAGGGCCTCGCCACCGGCCTGGCGACCATGAGCCAGCAGGTTGGCATCACCATGGGCATCCCCGTCATGTCAGCGTTGGTCACAGCCCGGCTTCACGCCCTTGGCGACGAGACCCCCCAGAGCGTGCTGAGCAGCCTGAGCAGTGCGATCACGGTCAATGCGGCCTTCTGCGTCCTGACGGCCGTGTTGGTCGGGCTCTTTCTGGGCCGCAAGCCATGA
- a CDS encoding helix-turn-helix transcriptional regulator — protein MEEVNTVSAELGEFLRSRRARLKPEDVGMPSYGSRRVPGLRREELAMVAGMSPTYYTRLEQGQPTQVSDEMLSRLSRALALSSAERQHLFNLARVPGTVTEGSLVPSVRSGIRHLLDAMPRVPAVLLNRQTDVLAWNRSGHALLAGNLPFEAPDEHDARPNVTRMLFLDEQTRALYARWDEEAARAVASLRLAYGRFSRDLKITMLVDELVTQSVEFAALWQSQTVENCISGTKSFCHPWVGPIELAFEALLLPDGSGDRLLTYTAQPNSAAEVAVHQLGSVVKGRG, from the coding sequence ATGGAAGAGGTCAATACCGTCAGCGCGGAACTGGGTGAGTTTCTGCGCAGCCGCCGCGCCCGCCTGAAACCAGAGGACGTTGGGATGCCGTCATATGGGTCACGGCGGGTTCCGGGGTTGCGCCGGGAGGAACTGGCCATGGTGGCGGGGATGAGTCCCACGTACTACACCCGCCTGGAGCAGGGGCAGCCGACTCAGGTGTCCGATGAGATGCTCAGCCGCTTGTCACGTGCCCTGGCGCTGAGCAGCGCCGAGAGGCAGCATTTGTTTAACCTGGCGCGCGTTCCTGGAACCGTGACCGAAGGATCGCTGGTGCCCTCAGTCCGTTCGGGCATCCGACACCTGCTTGATGCGATGCCGCGGGTGCCGGCGGTGCTGCTCAATCGTCAGACAGACGTCCTGGCCTGGAACCGATCAGGTCACGCGCTTCTGGCGGGAAACCTTCCCTTTGAAGCGCCAGACGAGCATGACGCGCGGCCCAATGTCACCCGGATGTTGTTTCTGGATGAGCAGACCAGGGCCCTCTATGCCCGGTGGGACGAGGAAGCGGCGCGCGCCGTCGCCTCACTCCGGCTGGCGTATGGGCGATTCTCTCGTGATCTGAAGATCACGATGCTTGTGGATGAACTCGTCACTCAAAGTGTTGAGTTCGCTGCACTCTGGCAAAGCCAGACGGTTGAGAACTGCATCTCTGGGACGAAGTCCTTCTGTCATCCATGGGTAGGCCCAATTGAGCTTGCCTTCGAAGCCCTGCTTCTCCCAGATGGCAGTGGCGACCGGCTGCTGACCTACACGGCTCAACCCAACTCTGCGGCTGAGGTGGCCGTGCATCAGCTCGGGAGCGTGGTGAAAGGCCGAGGCTAA
- a CDS encoding DMT family transporter, whose product MNEQTRGTVEMTAAMGMLGTIGWFVLRSQQPSIDVVFWRCVFGAFTLLVICVALGLFRQTLTWRQLGIAGLGGMGIVVNWLLLFAAYDHVSIAIATAVYNTQPFILVGFGILQFRETPDASKLLWLAGAFVGVLFIVLGSPASDELRGTFFIGILMALGAAFFWAVAAVTTKHLTGTPPHLIALIQVCIGIVLLAPFAHLSQLPTNTETWAMLITIGVVHTGLLYILMYSAVQRLPTHLQGALSFIYPVVAIAVDVAVLGYRLYPLQIIGMIVVLIAAAATTLDWVLPGQGRAKRASG is encoded by the coding sequence ATGAACGAACAAACCCGGGGAACCGTCGAGATGACTGCTGCAATGGGCATGCTGGGAACCATCGGCTGGTTCGTTCTGCGTTCACAGCAGCCGTCCATTGATGTGGTGTTCTGGCGCTGCGTGTTCGGCGCGTTCACCCTGCTGGTGATCTGTGTGGCGCTTGGCCTGTTTCGGCAAACCCTTACCTGGCGGCAACTGGGAATTGCCGGATTGGGCGGCATGGGCATCGTGGTGAACTGGCTACTGCTGTTTGCTGCATATGACCACGTTTCCATTGCCATTGCTACGGCGGTATACAACACCCAGCCGTTCATTCTGGTGGGGTTCGGTATCTTGCAGTTCCGAGAAACGCCGGACGCTTCCAAGCTCCTCTGGCTGGCTGGGGCGTTTGTTGGGGTGCTGTTCATCGTTCTTGGAAGCCCAGCAAGCGACGAGTTGAGAGGAACTTTTTTCATCGGCATCTTGATGGCCTTGGGAGCGGCCTTTTTCTGGGCGGTGGCGGCAGTCACCACTAAGCACCTCACTGGCACGCCGCCGCACCTGATCGCCTTGATCCAAGTGTGCATCGGGATTGTGCTGCTCGCGCCTTTCGCGCACCTGAGCCAGCTCCCCACCAACACTGAGACCTGGGCCATGCTCATCACCATTGGCGTGGTTCATACCGGACTGCTGTACATCTTGATGTACAGCGCAGTGCAGCGGCTGCCCACGCACCTCCAAGGAGCTCTGTCGTTTATTTACCCAGTCGTCGCGATTGCCGTCGATGTCGCTGTCCTCGGGTACCGCCTTTATCCGCTCCAGATCATTGGCATGATCGTTGTTCTGATTGCCGCTGCCGCGACAACGCTGGACTGGGTCTTGCCTGGTCAAGGACGAGCTAAGCGGGCATCTGGATAA
- a CDS encoding Lrp/AsnC family transcriptional regulator, with protein MSTLSNKPDEIEERLLNLLLENARRSLKELAEQVGMSPPSVAERLRRLEDRDIIRAFTLSLNPHALGYNVQALVRIRPLPGRQGVVEKLILSTPEFCECDKVTGDDCYVVRLFVRSIEELDVLLERIVDNAETNTSIVKSQLIVRRPPPVRAMR; from the coding sequence ATGTCAACGCTTTCGAATAAACCCGATGAAATTGAGGAACGTCTGTTGAATTTGTTACTCGAAAATGCCCGGAGGTCGCTCAAGGAGTTGGCCGAGCAGGTCGGTATGTCTCCTCCGAGCGTTGCCGAACGCCTGCGACGCCTCGAAGACCGCGACATCATCCGTGCCTTCACGCTGAGCCTCAATCCACATGCGTTGGGGTATAACGTGCAGGCACTAGTCCGCATCCGTCCCCTGCCGGGGAGGCAGGGGGTGGTGGAAAAGTTGATTCTCAGCACGCCAGAATTCTGTGAGTGCGACAAGGTAACCGGCGACGACTGCTATGTTGTCCGGCTGTTCGTACGCTCCATTGAAGAACTCGATGTGCTGTTGGAGCGCATCGTGGACAACGCCGAAACGAACACGTCTATCGTGAAGTCCCAGCTTATCGTGCGCCGTCCCCCTCCCGTGCGTGCGATGCGTTGA